Part of the Amia ocellicauda isolate fAmiCal2 chromosome 18, fAmiCal2.hap1, whole genome shotgun sequence genome, CAGAGGTTGGGGTGTAGTAGGGTTACCCAGGAAACCAGGAAAACCAATTAACTTCAGATGTTGGTGTTGGCAGGATCTGGATTGTTTATAGTGGGGTAGGTAGGTATGTAGGTAGGTAATTAAATGGTGCTGAAATTCACCATTAACAGGGTTATACAATCAATGCTATTTCACTTCATCATAGAGACCAGaatttcaattcttaaatgcatttttgtggGCAATTCTTTGAGGATGGTATATtcttttctttgtcagtgactTTTAAATGCTGGTTTGAGTGTTTAAAGAACGTTTCATTAAAAACTGGACAATCCCAAATGTATTTCGAATATCATATGCAGCTTAATATCATAAATGTTATAATTGCATATACAAGTGTTTCACATTGTTCTTCGATTGTTTAGGCTACTTAGAAAAATCTTTCTAGTTTTTAAATATCAAAATCACCAAAAGCGTCAGCGCAAGCTTCAGTAGGCAAATAAGTAATTCACCTGTTTTTGCGCACATTCCAGTTAAACGAATTACGGTTTTATATGCAGTTTATGAGAtatttcacagacccagattagaACTGATCTATGACAACCGATGTTATTTTGGGTAGTGCAGTTCACGATTAGTGCTAACCCCTGCCAGTGAAACTAGCTATATTGCACAAAGAGCTGTATTGCTTGTCTTCTATCGTAGGCCTACATTAATAATACTAAGATGAAGATACATATACGTCTCATTTAACTTAATCagtgttttggttttttttttttctccagcaaTTTAGTCTGCAaagcatttgtttaaaaatatatatatttattatacaatatatttttaaaaggcagtTAGCTCTAAATTACAATTTTAcgttttgtttaatgcattattttgaTTACTCgaaatgaaataattaaaaacccaACATATTCTCTCTGCTTTTTCAATGTAATGAAACCTGAGCCAGGTCTTAAATTACTTACGACCTTTGCAGATTTGCAGAAAAATAATCCATTACCTACTCGATTTCATGGGGGGGGGACTAGTGTCATCGCTAAGGGGATGAATTAATAACTCCCTCCTCGCAACATCTGGCCACAGCTGCGCGGACTTTCCTCTGTGCGCCAAAGAGATTATCATCCGCCGAGGCGCGCACACCTCAAACAGCGTGACATCACTGCGTGGCTGATCAGTGTAGCCCCGCACAGGAGACGCACCTAGTGCTCAGATGCACACGGACTGGCACAGACTCAGTGCGATTCAAAggagggaagaaagaaagaaaaaaaggaaacgtTCCTGGGAGTAATGGACACATGACGTTTCCATTTGAAGCGGATCACAATAGGTAAATCCTGACCTCCCGCAAGCTGCAGGAGTGGCGCTCTGCGTGCTGTAACTCCCATCCTCAGCCATCCTCCTGCTCCAATACTGGACTCAAACACCATGCGAGCAGGACGCTCCCTCCCGGGGCCATGCTGAGTAACTCCCTGCTTCTGGTGCTGGCCATGACCGCCGCTCCCGGAGTCTTGCGGTGGTCCCACTGTTGGACAGACGAGGACTTGCTGCTGCCTCCGATCAACTCCTCCAACAGGTTCCTGGCCAACTTGGAGGTGGACGTGAGGTACGCCAAGAGATCCGTGGAAGGGAGCGAGTCGTCTTCCGAGACTTCGCTGCAGCCCCTGTGCAACATCAGCGTGCAGAGACTCATGCCCAACTCGCTGGTGGCTCGCTGGGACAAGCACTTCGGCTTCCAGTGCGATGTGCTCATCTACACCACCAACAACCACGGCAGGGCTTTCTTCTCCGCCGCTTTCAACCGGGTGGTCTCGCCTGTGGTCATCGAGCACTTGGGGGTGTCGGG contains:
- the tmem158 gene encoding transmembrane protein 158 translates to MLSNSLLLVLAMTAAPGVLRWSHCWTDEDLLLPPINSSNRFLANLEVDVRYAKRSVEGSESSSETSLQPLCNISVQRLMPNSLVARWDKHFGFQCDVLIYTTNNHGRAFFSAAFNRVVSPVVIEHLGVSGGQQEFRLCVGCGLSRSRRFGQARSYPLQAGEPLGFCCLEFGLDELKGDNSWRLNRKPIESTLVACFMTLVIIVWSVAALIWPVPIIAGFLPNGMEQRRQR